Proteins from one Streptococcus mitis B6 genomic window:
- a CDS encoding MIP/aquaporin family protein, whose translation MMNELFGEFLGTLILILLGNGVVAGVVLPKTKSNSSGWIVITMGWGIAVAVAVFVSGKLSPAHLNPAVTIGVALKGGLPWASVFPYILAQFAGAMLGQILVWLQFKPHYEAEENAGNILATFSTGPAIKDTVSNLISEILGTFVLVLTIFALGLYDFQAGIGTFAVGTLIVGIGLSLGGTTGYALNPARDLGPRIMHSILPIPNKGDGDWSYAWIPVVGPVIGAALAVFVFSLF comes from the coding sequence ATGATGAATGAATTATTTGGAGAATTTTTGGGGACTTTAATCCTGATTCTTCTAGGAAATGGTGTTGTGGCTGGTGTGGTTCTTCCTAAAACCAAGAGCAACAGCTCAGGTTGGATTGTGATTACTATGGGGTGGGGGATTGCAGTTGCGGTTGCAGTATTTGTATCTGGCAAGCTCAGTCCAGCTCATTTAAACCCAGCTGTGACCATCGGTGTGGCCTTGAAAGGTGGTTTGCCTTGGGCTTCCGTTTTCCCTTATATATTAGCCCAGTTCGCAGGGGCTATGCTGGGTCAGATTTTGGTTTGGTTGCAATTCAAACCGCATTATGAGGCAGAAGAAAATGCAGGCAATATCCTGGCAACCTTCAGCACTGGTCCAGCTATCAAGGATACTGTATCAAACTTGATTAGCGAAATCCTTGGAACTTTTGTATTGGTCTTGACAATCTTTGCTTTGGGTCTTTACGATTTTCAGGCAGGTATCGGAACCTTTGCAGTGGGCACTTTGATTGTCGGTATCGGTCTATCACTAGGTGGGACAACAGGATATGCCTTGAACCCAGCTCGTGACCTTGGACCTCGTATCATGCACAGCATCTTGCCAATTCCAAACAAGGGAGACGGAGACTGGTCTTACGCTTGGATTCCTGTTGTAGGACCTGTTATCGGAGCAGCCTTGGCCGTTTTTGTATTCTCGCTTTTCTAA
- the dltB gene encoding D-alanyl-lipoteichoic acid biosynthesis protein DltB: protein MMEFFQQLPHLEPYGNPQYFVYVIAATLPIFIGLFFKKRFAWYEVLVSLFFIVTMLVGGKTNQLAALGIYLCWEILLVLFYKHYRKSKDGKWVFYLVSFLSLLPIIFVKVQPAINGTQSLLGFLGISYLTFRSVGIIIELRDGVIKDFTLWEFLRFLLFMPTFSSGPIDRFKRFNENYQTIPERDELMDMLDESVRYIMWGFLYKFILAHVLGETLLPPLKNLALQSGGFFNHYALAVMYTFGLELFFDFAGYSMFALAISNLMGIRSPINFNKPFLSRDLKEFWNRWHMSLSFWFRDFVFMRMVMVLTRKKVFKNRNVTSSVAYIVNMLIMGFWHGVTWYYIAYGLFHGIGMVINDAWIRKKKTLNKERKKAGKPALPENRWIQLLGMVITFHVVMLSFLIFSGFLNDLWFKK from the coding sequence ATGATGGAGTTCTTTCAACAGCTTCCTCATTTAGAGCCATATGGGAATCCTCAGTATTTTGTCTATGTGATTGCTGCAACCTTGCCCATCTTTATCGGTCTCTTTTTCAAGAAACGCTTTGCCTGGTACGAGGTATTGGTTAGTCTCTTCTTTATCGTTACCATGCTGGTAGGTGGGAAGACCAATCAATTAGCTGCCTTGGGTATTTATCTGTGCTGGGAAATATTGCTCGTACTCTTCTACAAGCATTATCGAAAAAGTAAGGATGGCAAGTGGGTCTTCTACCTAGTTAGTTTTCTGTCCCTCCTTCCGATTATCTTTGTCAAGGTGCAGCCGGCTATCAATGGAACGCAGTCTTTGCTTGGGTTTTTGGGAATTTCTTACCTGACCTTTCGTTCGGTTGGGATTATCATCGAGCTGAGAGATGGAGTGATTAAGGATTTTACCCTCTGGGAATTCCTCCGTTTTCTTCTCTTCATGCCGACTTTTTCAAGTGGCCCAATCGATCGCTTTAAGCGATTTAATGAAAATTATCAGACCATTCCTGAGCGGGATGAGTTGATGGATATGTTGGATGAATCTGTTCGCTATATTATGTGGGGATTTTTATACAAGTTTATCCTAGCTCATGTTTTAGGAGAAACCTTACTCCCTCCTCTGAAGAATCTAGCCTTGCAGTCAGGTGGCTTCTTTAACCACTATGCCTTGGCAGTCATGTATACCTTTGGTCTGGAGCTCTTTTTTGACTTTGCAGGGTACTCTATGTTTGCCTTAGCCATTTCAAATTTGATGGGAATTCGTAGCCCTATCAACTTTAACAAACCTTTTTTATCAAGAGATTTAAAGGAATTTTGGAATCGCTGGCATATGAGTCTGTCCTTCTGGTTCCGTGACTTTGTCTTTATGCGAATGGTGATGGTATTGACCAGAAAGAAGGTCTTTAAAAATCGCAATGTAACCTCAAGTGTGGCCTACATTGTAAATATGCTGATTATGGGATTTTGGCATGGTGTGACCTGGTACTACATCGCCTATGGACTCTTTCATGGGATTGGAATGGTCATCAATGACGCTTGGATTCGTAAGAAAAAAACACTCAATAAGGAACGGAAAAAAGCAGGGAAGCCTGCTCTACCTGAGAATCGCTGGATTCAGTTGCTTGGCATGGTTATCACCTTCCATGTCGTCATGCTGTCATTCTTGATCTTTTCTGGATTTTTGAATGATTTATGGTTTAAAAAATAA
- the glpO gene encoding type 1 glycerol-3-phosphate oxidase, with product MEFSKKTRELSIKKMQERTLDLLIIGGGITGAGVALQAAASGLETGLIEMQDFAEGTSSRSTKLVHGGLRYLKQFDVEVVSDTVSERAVVQQIAPHIPKPDPMLLPVYDEDGATFSLFRLKVAMDLYDLLAGVNNTPAANKVLSKEEVLERQPNLKKEGLVGGGVYLDFRNNDARLVIENIKRANQDGALIANHVKAEGFLFDESGKITGVVARDLLTDQVFEIKARLVINTTGPWSDKVRNLSNNGTQFSQMRPTKGVHLVVDSSKIKVSQPVYFDTGLGDGRMVFVLPRENKTYFGTTDTDYTGDLEHPKVTKEDVDYLLGIVNNRFPEANITIDDIESSWAGLRPLIAGNSASDYNGGNNGTISDESFNNLIATVESYLSKEKTREDVESAVSKLESSTSEKHLDPSAVSRGSSLDRDDNGLLTLAGGKITDYRKMAEGAMERVVDILKAEFDRSFKLINSKTYPVSGGELNPANVDSEIEAFAQLGVSRGLDSKEAHYLANLYGSNAPKVFALAHSLEQAPGLSLADTLSLHYAMRNELALSPVDFLLRRTNHMLFMRDSLDSIVEPVLDEMERFYDWTEVEKAAYRADVEAALANNDLAELKN from the coding sequence ATGGAATTTTCAAAGAAAACACGTGAATTGTCAATTAAAAAAATGCAAGAACGTACCCTGGACCTCTTGATTATCGGTGGAGGAATCACAGGGGCTGGTGTAGCCTTGCAGGCGGCAGCTAGCGGTCTTGAGACTGGTTTGATTGAAATGCAGGACTTCGCAGAAGGAACATCCAGCCGTTCAACAAAATTGGTTCACGGAGGTCTTCGTTACCTCAAACAATTTGACGTAGAAGTGGTCTCAGATACGGTTTCTGAACGTGCAGTGGTTCAACAAATCGCACCACACATTCCAAAACCGGACCCAATGCTTTTGCCAGTTTACGATGAAGATGGAGCGACCTTTAGCCTCTTCCGTCTTAAAGTAGCTATGGATTTGTACGACCTTTTGGCAGGAGTTAACAACACACCAGCTGCAAACAAGGTATTGAGCAAGGAAGAAGTCTTGGAACGCCAGCCAAACTTGAAGAAAGAAGGCTTGGTAGGAGGTGGGGTTTACCTTGACTTCCGTAACAACGATGCGCGTCTTGTGATTGAAAACATCAAACGTGCCAACCAAGATGGTGCTCTCATTGCTAACCATGTTAAGGCAGAAGGCTTCCTATTTGACGAAAGTGGCAAGATTACAGGTGTTGTAGCTCGTGATCTCTTGACAGACCAAGTCTTTGAAATCAAAGCTCGTCTGGTTATCAATACGACAGGTCCTTGGAGTGATAAGGTACGCAATTTGTCTAATAATGGAACACAATTCTCACAAATGCGTCCAACTAAGGGAGTTCACTTGGTAGTGGATTCAAGCAAGATCAAGGTTTCACAGCCAGTTTACTTTGATACAGGTTTGGGTGATGGCCGTATGGTCTTTGTTCTCCCACGTGAAAACAAGACTTACTTTGGTACAACTGATACAGACTACACAGGTGATTTAGAACATCCAAAAGTGACTAAAGAAGATGTAGATTACCTACTTGGCATTGTTAACAACCGCTTCCCAGAAGCCAACATCACCATTGATGATATCGAAAGCAGCTGGGCAGGTCTTCGTCCATTGATCGCAGGCAATAGCGCTTCTGACTACAATGGCGGAAATAACGGAACTATCAGTGATGAAAGCTTTAATAACTTGATCGCGACTGTTGAATCTTATCTTTCTAAAGAAAAAACGCGTGAAGATGTTGAGTCTGCTGTCAGCAAGCTTGAAAGCAGCACCTCTGAGAAACATTTGGATCCATCTGCAGTTTCACGTGGTTCTAGCTTGGACCGAGATGATAATGGTCTCTTGACCCTTGCTGGTGGTAAAATCACAGACTACCGTAAGATGGCTGAAGGAGCTATGGAGCGCGTGGTTGACATCCTCAAAGCAGAATTTGACCGTAGCTTTAAACTCATCAACTCTAAGACTTACCCTGTTTCAGGTGGGGAATTGAACCCAGCAAATGTGGACTCAGAAATCGAAGCCTTTGCGCAACTTGGAGTGTCACGTGGCTTGGATAGCAAGGAAGCTCACTATCTAGCAAATCTTTACGGTTCAAATGCACCGAAGGTCTTTGCTCTTGCTCACAGCTTGGAACAAGCACCAGGACTTAGCTTGGCAGACACCTTGTCCCTTCACTATGCAATGCGCAACGAGTTGGCTCTTAGTCCAGTTGATTTCCTTCTTCGTCGTACCAACCATATGCTCTTTATGCGTGATAGCTTGGATAGCATCGTTGAGCCAGTTTTGGATGAAATGGAACGATTCTATGACTGGACAGAAGTGGAAAAAGCAGCTTACCGTGCGGACGTCGAAGCAGCCCTCGCTAACAACGATTTAGCAGAATTAAAAAATTAA
- the dltA gene encoding D-alanine--poly(phosphoribitol) ligase subunit DltA, translated as MSNKSIADMIETIEHFAQTQPSYPVYNVLGQEHTYGDLKADSDSLAAVIDQLNLPEKSPVVVFGGQEYEMLATFVALTKSGHAYIPIDSHSALERVSAILEVAEPSLIIAISDFPLEQVSTPMMTLAQVQEAFAQGSRYEITHPVKGDDNYYIIFTSGTTGKPKGVQISHDNLLSFTNWMITDKEFATPSRPQMLAQPPYSFDLSVMYWAPTLALGGTLFALPSAITQDFKQLFATIFSLPIAIWTSTPSFADMAMLSEDFNSEKMPGITHFYFDGEELTVKTAQKLRERFPNARIINAYGPTEATVALSAVAVTDEMLATLKRLPIGYTKADSPTFIIDEEGNKLPNGEQGEIIVSGPAVSKGYMNNPEKTAEAFFEFEGLPAYHTGDVGTMTDEGLLLYGGRMDFQIKFNGYRIELEDVSQNLNKSRFIESAVAVPRYNKDHKVQNLLAYVILKDGVREQFERDIDITKAIKEDLIDIMMSYMMPSKFLYRDSLPLTPNGKIDIKGLINEVNKR; from the coding sequence GTGTCAAATAAATCAATAGCAGATATGATTGAAACCATTGAGCATTTTGCTCAGACACAGCCTAGCTATCCTGTCTATAATGTTTTGGGTCAGGAACACACTTATGGCGATTTAAAGGCTGATTCGGATAGTTTGGCTGCAGTTATTGACCAGTTGAATTTGCCAGAGAAGTCTCCTGTGGTCGTTTTTGGTGGCCAAGAATATGAAATGTTGGCAACTTTTGTAGCCTTGACTAAGTCAGGTCATGCCTACATTCCAATTGATAGCCATTCGGCTTTGGAGCGAGTTTCAGCTATTTTAGAAGTGGCAGAGCCAAGCTTGATTATTGCCATTTCAGACTTTCCATTGGAGCAGGTTTCTACACCGATGATGACTCTAGCTCAGGTTCAAGAAGCCTTTGCTCAAGGGTCTAGATATGAGATCACGCATCCAGTCAAGGGCGATGATAACTACTACATTATCTTTACTTCTGGTACGACTGGTAAGCCAAAGGGAGTGCAGATTTCCCATGATAACCTCCTCAGCTTTACCAATTGGATGATTACGGACAAGGAATTTGCGACGCCAAGTCGTCCACAAATGCTGGCTCAGCCACCTTATTCTTTTGACCTGTCTGTCATGTACTGGGCTCCGACCTTGGCACTGGGTGGTACGCTTTTCGCTCTTCCTTCAGCCATCACTCAGGACTTTAAGCAACTCTTTGCGACCATCTTTTCATTGCCAATCGCTATCTGGACATCAACCCCTTCTTTTGCAGATATGGCCATGTTATCAGAAGACTTTAATAGTGAGAAAATGCCTGGAATCACGCATTTCTACTTTGATGGCGAAGAATTGACGGTTAAAACGGCTCAAAAACTGCGCGAGCGTTTCCCAAATGCCCGTATTATCAATGCCTACGGCCCAACAGAAGCGACAGTAGCCCTGTCAGCTGTTGCTGTGACAGACGAGATGTTGGCGACTCTCAAACGCCTACCAATCGGCTATACCAAGGCTGATTCTCCAACCTTTATCATTGACGAGGAAGGCAATAAATTGCCAAATGGTGAACAGGGAGAAATCATTGTGTCAGGACCAGCCGTTTCAAAAGGTTATATGAACAATCCTGAAAAAACAGCAGAAGCCTTCTTTGAATTTGAAGGACTGCCAGCCTATCACACAGGCGATGTGGGAACTATGACAGATGAAGGCTTGCTTCTCTACGGCGGACGCATGGACTTCCAGATTAAGTTCAACGGTTACCGCATTGAGTTAGAAGATGTCTCTCAAAACCTCAACAAGTCTCGCTTTATTGAGTCTGCTGTTGCTGTTCCACGTTATAACAAGGACCACAAGGTACAAAATCTACTGGCTTATGTCATCTTAAAAGACGGTGTTCGTGAGCAGTTTGAGCGAGATATCGATATTACCAAGGCTATCAAGGAAGATTTAATAGATATCATGATGTCCTACATGATGCCGTCTAAATTCCTTTATCGAGACAGTTTGCCACTGACTCCAAATGGAAAAATTGACATCAAAGGATTGATTAACGAGGTGAATAAGAGATGA
- the glpK gene encoding glycerol kinase GlpK, which translates to MSQEKFIMAIDQGTTSSRAIIFNKKGEKVSSSQKEFTQIFPQAGWVEHNANEIWNSVQSVIAGAFIESGVKPNQIEAIGITNQRETTVVWDKKTGLPIYNAIVWQSRQTAPLAEQLKSQGYVEKFHEKTGLIIDAYFSATKVRWILDHVEGAQERAEKGELLFGTIDTWLVWKLTDGASHVTDYSNAARTMLYNIKELKWDDEILEILNIPKAMLPEVRSNSEIYGKTAPFHFYGGEVPISGMAGDQQAALFGQLAFEPGMVKNTYGTGSFIIMNTGEEMQLSENNLLTTIGYGINGKVYYALEGSIFIAGSAIQWLRDGLRMVENSPESEKYALDSHNNDEVYVVPAFTGLGAPYWNQNARGSVFGLTRGTSKEDFIKATLQSIAYQVRDIIDTMQVDAQTAIQVLKVDGGAAMNNFLMQFQADILGIDIARAKNLETTALGAAFLAGLSVGYWKDLDELKLLNETGELFEPSMNESRKEQLYKGWKKAVKATQVFAEVDD; encoded by the coding sequence ATGTCACAAGAAAAATTCATTATGGCCATTGACCAGGGGACTACAAGCTCTCGTGCCATTATTTTTAACAAAAAAGGGGAAAAGGTTAGCTCGAGTCAAAAAGAGTTCACTCAGATTTTCCCTCAGGCAGGTTGGGTTGAGCACAATGCAAATGAAATTTGGAACTCTGTTCAGTCAGTTATTGCGGGTGCTTTCATCGAAAGTGGTGTCAAGCCAAATCAAATCGAAGCCATCGGGATTACCAACCAGCGTGAAACAACTGTTGTCTGGGATAAGAAAACAGGGCTCCCTATCTACAACGCTATCGTTTGGCAATCACGCCAGACAGCTCCTTTAGCTGAGCAACTGAAAAGTCAAGGTTATGTGGAAAAATTCCATGAAAAGACTGGTTTGATCATCGATGCTTACTTCTCAGCGACTAAGGTTCGTTGGATTTTGGACCATGTAGAGGGTGCTCAAGAGCGAGCAGAAAAAGGGGAATTGCTCTTTGGTACTATTGACACTTGGTTGGTTTGGAAATTGACAGACGGTGCGTCTCACGTGACGGATTACTCAAATGCAGCCCGTACTATGCTTTATAACATTAAAGAACTCAAATGGGATGATGAGATTTTGGAAATTCTCAACATTCCTAAGGCTATGCTTCCAGAAGTTCGTTCTAACTCTGAAATCTACGGTAAGACAGCCCCATTCCATTTCTATGGTGGAGAAGTGCCAATCTCAGGTATGGCTGGGGACCAACAAGCAGCCCTCTTTGGACAGTTGGCCTTTGAACCAGGTATGGTTAAGAATACTTATGGAACAGGTTCCTTCATCATCATGAATACTGGTGAAGAAATGCAGTTGTCTGAAAACAACCTCTTGACAACCATTGGTTACGGAATTAACGGCAAGGTTTACTATGCCTTGGAAGGTTCTATCTTCATCGCAGGAAGTGCCATTCAGTGGCTTCGTGACGGTCTTCGCATGGTTGAAAATTCACCAGAATCTGAAAAATACGCTCTTGATTCTCACAACAATGATGAAGTTTATGTCGTTCCAGCCTTTACAGGTCTAGGTGCTCCATACTGGAACCAAAACGCTCGCGGTTCTGTCTTTGGTTTGACTCGTGGAACAAGCAAAGAAGACTTTATCAAGGCGACTTTGCAATCTATCGCTTATCAAGTGCGTGATATCATTGACACCATGCAAGTGGATGCGCAGACAGCTATCCAAGTCCTGAAAGTAGACGGTGGTGCAGCTATGAACAACTTCCTCATGCAGTTCCAAGCTGACATTTTGGGAATCGACATCGCACGCGCCAAAAACTTGGAAACAACAGCTCTAGGAGCAGCCTTCCTAGCAGGTTTGTCAGTAGGCTACTGGAAGGACTTGGATGAGTTGAAACTCTTGAACGAGACAGGAGAACTCTTTGAACCATCGATGAACGAATCGCGCAAGGAACAACTCTACAAGGGCTGGAAGAAGGCTGTAAAAGCAACGCAAGTCTTTGCGGAAGTAGACGACTAA
- a CDS encoding helix-turn-helix domain-containing protein, whose protein sequence is MYLGDLMEKAESGQFSILSFLLQESQTTVKAVMEETGFSKATLTKYVTLLNDKALDSGLELTISLEDENLRLSIGAVTKGRDIRSLFLENAVKYQILVYLLYHQQFLAHQLAQELMISEATLGRHLASLNQILSEFDLSIQNGRWRGPEHQIRYFYFCLFRKVWSSQEWEGHMQKPERKQEIATLEEICGASLSSGQKLDLVLWAHISQQRLRVNACQFQVIEEKMRGYFDNIFYLRLHRKAPSFFAGQHIPLGTEDGEMMIFFSFLLSHRILPLHTMEYILGFGGQLVDLLTQLIQEMKKEELLGDYTEDHVTYELSQLCAQVYLYKGYILQDRYKYQLENRHPYLLMEHDFKGTAEEIFHVLPAFQQGTDLDKKILWEWLQLIEYMAENGGQHMRIGLDLTSGFLVFSRMVAILKRYLEYNRFITIEAYDRTRHYDLLVTNNPIHKKEQTPVYYLKNDLDMEDLAGIRQLLFT, encoded by the coding sequence ATGTATTTAGGAGATTTGATGGAAAAGGCTGAATCTGGCCAATTTTCAATCCTTTCCTTTCTATTACAAGAGTCGCAGACGACCGTCAAGGCTGTAATGGAGGAAACAGGATTTTCAAAAGCAACCCTAACCAAATATGTCACCCTTCTCAATGACAAGGCTTTGGATAGTGGCTTAGAGCTGACTATCTCCTTAGAAGATGAAAATCTGCGCCTGTCAATCGGTGCAGTTACCAAAGGGAGAGATATCCGGAGCCTGTTTTTGGAGAATGCTGTTAAATATCAGATTTTGGTATATCTTCTCTACCATCAACAGTTTTTAGCTCATCAGCTGGCTCAAGAATTGATGATTAGTGAGGCTACGCTTGGTCGCCACTTAGCTAGTCTAAATCAGATTTTGTCAGAATTTGACTTATCCATCCAAAATGGACGTTGGCGAGGTCCAGAGCATCAGATTCGCTATTTCTATTTCTGTCTTTTTCGCAAGGTTTGGTCTAGTCAGGAATGGGAAGGTCACATGCAGAAACCAGAGAGAAAGCAGGAGATTGCCACTTTAGAAGAAATCTGCGGTGCAAGTTTGTCCTCGGGTCAGAAATTGGACTTGGTTCTCTGGGCTCATATCAGTCAACAACGTCTCCGTGTCAATGCCTGTCAGTTTCAAGTCATAGAAGAGAAAATGCGAGGGTATTTTGACAATATTTTCTACCTTCGTTTGCATCGAAAGGCTCCGTCATTTTTCGCTGGACAACATATCCCTCTAGGAACTGAGGATGGGGAGATGATGATTTTCTTCTCTTTCCTCCTATCTCATCGTATTCTTCCTCTTCATACTATGGAGTATATTCTTGGATTTGGAGGGCAGTTGGTAGATTTGCTGACACAATTGATTCAAGAAATGAAGAAGGAGGAGTTGCTGGGTGATTATACAGAGGACCATGTTACCTATGAACTCAGTCAGCTTTGTGCTCAAGTCTATCTCTATAAGGGCTATATTTTACAGGATCGCTACAAGTACCAGTTAGAGAATCGTCATCCTTATTTACTGATGGAACATGATTTTAAGGGGACGGCAGAGGAGATTTTTCATGTTCTACCTGCCTTTCAACAGGGGACAGATTTAGATAAGAAGATTCTCTGGGAATGGCTCCAGTTAATCGAATATATGGCTGAAAACGGTGGCCAGCATATGCGGATTGGTCTGGATTTGACCTCTGGTTTTCTTGTTTTTTCAAGGATGGTAGCCATTTTGAAACGGTATTTGGAATACAATCGCTTTATTACCATTGAAGCCTATGACCGAACTCGGCATTATGATTTGCTGGTTACCAATAACCCGATTCATAAGAAGGAGCAAACACCAGTTTATTATTTAAAAAATGACTTGGATATGGAAGATTTGGCAGGGATTCGTCAGTTATTATTCACTTAA
- a CDS encoding ryptide export MFS transporter, translating into MSNSFIKLLVSQLFANLADIFFRVTIIANIYIISKSVIATSLVPILIGISSFVASLLVPLVTKRIALNRVLSLSQFGKTILLTILVGMFTVMQSVAPLVIYLFVVAISILDGFAAPVSYAIVPRYATDLGKANSALSMSSEAVQLVGWGLGGLLFATIGFLPTTFIILILYIISSFLMLLLPKAEVEVLESETNLEILLKGWKLVARDSRLRLFVSANLLEIFSNTIWVSSIILVFVTELLNETESYWGYSNTAYSIGIIISGLIAFRLSEKFLAAKWESILFPLVAMAIVTLTILYFPNAQMFLVFSALVGMLSQLKEVPESVFLQETVEENNLVNVYSVLEVISTLSFSVFVLLMSYITESFGISISFWLSAICLMIEAILIYIRRDYFR; encoded by the coding sequence ATGTCTAATTCATTTATCAAGTTGTTAGTCTCTCAATTGTTTGCAAATTTAGCAGATATTTTCTTTAGAGTAACAATCATTGCTAACATATACATTATTTCAAAATCAGTAATTGCCACGTCACTAGTTCCCATTTTAATAGGGATATCCTCTTTTGTTGCGAGTCTTTTAGTTCCTTTAGTTACTAAAAGGATAGCGTTAAATAGGGTTTTATCTTTATCCCAATTTGGAAAGACTATATTATTAACGATACTGGTAGGAATGTTTACCGTAATGCAATCCGTAGCGCCTTTGGTGATCTATCTATTTGTTGTTGCAATTTCCATATTAGATGGTTTTGCAGCACCCGTTTCCTATGCTATTGTGCCGCGCTATGCGACCGATTTGGGCAAGGCTAACTCAGCCTTGTCAATGAGTAGTGAAGCTGTTCAATTGGTGGGTTGGGGATTAGGTGGACTCTTATTTGCAACAATTGGTTTTTTACCTACCACGTTTATCATTTTAATCTTGTATATCATTTCTAGCTTTCTGATGTTATTGCTTCCTAAGGCTGAAGTGGAGGTGTTAGAGTCAGAAACTAATCTTGAAATTTTACTCAAAGGTTGGAAGTTAGTTGCTAGAGATTCTAGATTAAGACTTTTTGTATCAGCAAATTTATTGGAAATTTTTTCAAATACGATTTGGGTTTCGTCTATCATACTTGTCTTTGTAACTGAGTTATTAAATGAAACGGAAAGTTACTGGGGATATTCTAATACAGCATATTCTATCGGGATTATAATTAGTGGCTTAATTGCTTTTAGGCTATCTGAAAAGTTCCTCGCTGCTAAATGGGAAAGTATTCTTTTTCCTCTTGTAGCCATGGCAATAGTGACACTGACTATTCTATATTTTCCAAATGCACAGATGTTTTTAGTATTTTCAGCTTTAGTTGGTATGTTATCGCAGCTAAAAGAAGTTCCTGAAAGTGTATTTCTTCAGGAAACAGTAGAGGAAAATAACTTGGTTAATGTCTATTCCGTTCTGGAAGTGATTTCGACACTATCATTTTCAGTATTTGTTTTGCTAATGAGCTATATTACTGAGAGTTTTGGTATTAGCATCAGTTTTTGGCTATCAGCCATTTGTCTGATGATAGAAGCTATTTTAATTTATATCAGACGAGATTATTTTAGGTGA
- a CDS encoding teichoic acid D-Ala incorporation-associated protein DltX, translating into MKQRKELYLFLGRTALYFLIFLGLLYFFSYLGQGQGSFIYNEF; encoded by the coding sequence ATGAAACAGAGAAAAGAATTGTACCTCTTTCTTGGTCGGACAGCCTTGTATTTTCTTATCTTTCTAGGGCTGCTTTACTTCTTTAGCTATCTTGGTCAGGGTCAAGGAAGCTTTATCTATAATGAATTTTAA
- the hslO gene encoding Hsp33 family molecular chaperone HslO, with the protein MDKIIKTMSESGAFRAFVLDSTETVRTAQEKHKTQASSTVALGRTLIASQILAANEKGNTKLTVKVLGSSSLGAIITVADTKGNVKGYVQNPGVDIKKTATGEVLVGPFVGNGQFLVITDYGTGNPYNSMTPLISGEIGEDLAFYLTESQQTPSAVGLNVLLDEEDKVKVAGGFLVQVLPGAKEEEIARFEKRIQEMPAISTLLESEDHIEALLKAIYGDEAYKRLSEEEIRFQCDCSHERFMNALASLPSSDLQEMKEEDHGAEITCQFCQTTYNFDENDLEELIRDKS; encoded by the coding sequence ATGGATAAAATTATTAAAACTATGTCAGAAAGCGGAGCCTTTCGTGCTTTTGTCCTTGATAGCACAGAAACCGTCCGCACTGCTCAAGAAAAACACAAAACCCAAGCTAGCTCAACTGTAGCGCTTGGTCGAACTCTTATCGCTAGCCAGATTCTCGCAGCCAATGAAAAAGGGAATACCAAACTAACAGTTAAGGTGCTGGGATCTAGCTCTCTAGGTGCCATTATCACGGTCGCTGATACCAAGGGGAATGTCAAAGGCTATGTTCAAAATCCTGGTGTTGACATCAAAAAGACTGCAACTGGTGAAGTCCTAGTCGGACCTTTTGTCGGCAATGGCCAATTCCTCGTTATCACAGACTACGGTACTGGAAATCCTTACAACTCTATGACTCCTCTCATCTCTGGAGAAATCGGTGAAGACCTTGCCTTTTACCTGACCGAAAGCCAACAAACCCCTTCAGCAGTCGGTCTCAATGTCCTTTTGGACGAAGAAGACAAGGTTAAGGTTGCAGGTGGTTTCCTAGTCCAAGTCTTGCCGGGAGCCAAGGAAGAAGAGATTGCCCGTTTTGAAAAACGCATCCAAGAAATGCCAGCTATCTCAACCCTTCTGGAAAGTGAAGACCATATCGAAGCCCTCCTCAAGGCAATCTACGGTGACGAGGCTTATAAGCGTCTTTCTGAAGAAGAAATCCGTTTCCAATGTGACTGTAGCCATGAGCGCTTTATGAACGCTCTTGCCAGCCTTCCAAGTTCAGACCTACAGGAAATGAAAGAGGAAGACCATGGGGCAGAAATCACTTGTCAATTCTGCCAAACAACTTATAACTTTGATGAAAACGACCTGGAGGAACTCATTCGTGACAAATCTTAA